The region CCCGGCCATCCTCAACGCGGTCGAGCACCCCGGCATTCAAGAGCGCCGTGATATCGCTATGCACGGCCTTGACGTCGCGCTCGACACGACGGGCCGCTTCACGAATAGACATGGGCCCGGCCCCACACATGGCCTTGAGCAATTCCCAACGCTTCGCCGTGAGCACCTTCCACAGCAGCTCCGGGGAAGCAAAACTAATGCGCGCGGATTTCTCCGCCTTGCCGGTTGCCCAGGCACGGGAAAACTCTGCCATGGATTCGCCGGGGGCACGAACATCAAGTGTCACGGTTTTCACAATTCCACCTCGTTTGAAACATATACCAGCATGCGCACACTGTTGCCAACGATGACAACACCACGGCCCATCCATCCAGCACGCAAGGGAACAACGGGGACTGCCCCTTATAACGCCCGAATGATCATCCAAAGCGAGAGAAACGGGGGGGGGCAGAGATGACGTAGTGGAGGGCCTCTTTAATCTTCGCTATTCGTCGATACGGAATACCGGGTAGTCCTCTGCGATGGCTTCAAAGTCGGCAACCGACGCCTGGGGTGAGACTGGGAGGTGCTCGCGGCCACTCGTCGCCACCTGGCACCAGGCTTTGAGGATCGGGGCGCGCCCCTCAGCCGGGATCTCCGCCAACCTTACCGGATGAGACCGCCCGCGCTTGATACAGGCCTGTCCGCCAGCCGCACGCACATTCTGCACCCACTCCGACCCATTCCCAAGCATCGACACGAGATAACGCCGGCCTTGATAGCTGGCGCCAACGAGGATGGTGTCGTGGAGGTCGCCAGTGGTTCGGTCCTTCACCTGCAACGTCAGCAGGATTCGCGGGGTCAGCCCAAGTCCCGACACCCAGGCAAACAGCCTGGTCCACCATCTCCCGAATCGGGTTGGGCGCCAATCCCGGTAGAAGAAGCGCAGGTACCCTCGTTCGGCCGGATCTTTGTGCGGCGGCAGTAATTGATTGCCCACCCTACACCTGTGCTCATAAGGCCCAACACTAGTTAGGCCGAAAGGGATTGAAGGAATCAGGCCTTTTCTATTTTTCTCATGAGGCGATCAAGAAAACATTCCCACTCCATTTTCTTCTCCGCCACGACGGAAATGGAGAATGTCCCCGTTAATTTCCCCCGTCTTATCGACCAAGTTCAGGAGCGGGCCGTTTGTGAGGCGACACATGAAGAGCGGTGTTGGTCATCGCCGTTTCAATAAGGTGCATGAGATTCTTAACGTCGGCAACCATTCGTTCTTGGGGTGAAGTCCCATGGTTTGTCGCATCGTAAATTGACTTTATGGAGTGACGGAGAGAACGAAATACTGGTCGGCGCCCGTTATGAAGTTGTTGCCAGAGAACCTCGTGAAGCTGGCACAGAAATGTTGTGAGGCGCCATAGCTCACCCACTGTTCCACGAGCAAAAAGTGCTTTTACGTCAGCGTGATCTTCTATCTCTCGATGAGCCAGATATTTGTGTCGGACAGGCTTAATCGCCCGCTCATACACGAGGCGGTATTTCTCGACCATACCTCGAAGACGGTTGACGTCTTTTATCGTTGGATAGTAGGCCCGGTCCAAGTATTCAAGAAGCCATGGAGGATTGGTTTCTCTTCCGTCTCGTTTTCTAAAAGCAAGCGCGCCCCGTTGAAACAGACCGAGGTCTTTCTCCATCGCATCAAGCAATGCGGTGACGTTGTACTTTGAATTTGTGTCGAATACTCGTCCCAGCGCAATGTAGGCGGCAGATTGAAATGCCGCACTGCACGAAAGCCAGAATGTGGGGGTGTTGTTAAGTCTGCTCAGCAGTTTCCTTGACCTTGACGCAGCATGTTGGATGGCCGACTCAGCATAGAGGTACTGCGAAGCAATGATCGCCTCCCTTCTAAAGTTTTCAAGTTGAACCTCGAAACTGCGGTGACGAGTCATTGAAATGACCAACTAACTGACCAGTCTGCGCCGATTTTGGCGAATGTCCGGGGAAGGCATGCTGGGGCAGTTCTTGATTTCGCACTTATCTATCATGCACTGACACCCTTACCGCCCTCATCGCAAGTTACTATTTCGCATACTGCCTCGCAATCCCCGCCCACGTCTTTTCTAACTGGGGGATGAGCAACTTGAACGCTTCCTGCTCGGCTTCTATGCGCTTCAGATCGACAGTGCTCGAGGAGCCCCACGCATTAGTCAGCCCCGTGGATTTGGCTGTGGCTTCCGATAACCCGTAAACAAACCCCGTGCGGACATCGGTAAAAAGCGCAGATGCCGTTGACGTAATGTGAGCGTCACGATCCGGCACCATTCCAAGAGAGAGCAAGGACAATGGAGCATGAACACGACCCTGGACTCTAAATGATGTGTCGATCGTGTATATCAACAGGATATCCGCTTGAACCTTGGCGGCAGAAACTCTTAGGTCATCGATAGAATCCATATTGGGCGGAAGCAACAACCGATTAATGGGGGCCACACCTGCCACAGACGGCCACTTCGACATACCCTCCACTTGCCCGTCGCTCAGCAGCTCCTGCGTTGTCACAACGCTAAATCGGCCATAGCTATAACTCTCCGAGGTGTAGGACTTGTATTGGGGTGCCTGAACCCGCGCAATCGCAATGCGCGCGGGAAAATTCGGCGAGGGTTTGCGTGAAGCGGCTTCGGCAATATCAGATCGATTGATCGCTGCCAGGTTGACTGGTCCGCCGGGGGTGACATAGCTGGCACAACCAGAACAGAAGATTACGAGGCCACACAACAGGGCTTCCAATGACTTCATCCAAGCCTCCCTAAGCCTTTAGTTATTTAATGCCTTCCCTTAACCCAGCAAGAATTGGGAACCTAGCAACACCACTGGCAACCCAGTCTACGTCAAAGTCCATTAGGTATCCAACACCCCGCGATAGAGCCGAATCCTCAAACTGATTATTCTAAAGACCTTAGCCTATAAATAGTTCCCTCTGAACCTTCTTTCCCAGGGAGCTGCTTGACTGTCCTTCACTGCGCCGCATTGAGCGACCATTGTTTCATCGTGGGGGCTCAGCGAGCAAGAAGGATGGCCTGGCGGCTCCCCTCCCCCCTCTTGCGGGTCCATCCCCGCATCCCATGATGGGCCTAGCATCCCCGCATCGTTTCATCAGACACGCCATTCTCTGAACTCCTGAATTTCATTCATATCTTTCCCAATTCCTTCGCCCCTTCCCATCGGCACTCCGGTTGCTCAAGCACAGAATCGTCGGCACGCGGCGCAGCAGGCCGGAAAGGAGGTGATGACGGGCTCGGGCCGAATGAATCATGCGCCATTACGTTTCACCTTTTACTTTTCACGTTTCACGAATGAAGGAGGAAGCCATCATGCAAAAAGGTCCATCCCAGGTTTCGTCAGGCAACATCACCCCCACCGTTATGGGACCCCAGAAAGAGACGAAGGACATCGTCATCCTCGCCAGTCTGGTGATCGCCCTTGCCGGGTTGTCCGCCCTCGCCTGGATCTATACGGGGGTGAACGAACCGACGACCATCAAAACGCCCTCTGAGAAGGTCGAACCGGCCACAGTATCGGAGCTCCTCAAGAAGGCCAGCCCCTTGACCCAGGCCGAAGCCTCGACCACCTCCTCCCTGCCAGTCACAGCCCCGGCGGCTCCCTCGCCGGACATTATCCATTCCGACATCTACTTCGAAGTGGGGCGCAAAGGCCTCACGGACGAGGCCAAGGCCCAGCTCTCGGCACAGGGCGAGCTGCTGAAGCAGCAGCAGGACTATGCCGTGCTGATCCAGGGCTATACCGACCAGCAGGGCTCGGAACGCTACAACAAGAAGCTGGGGTTGAAGCGGGCTGAGACGGTGAAGGCCGAACTGCTCAAGGCCGGAGTAGCCGAGCACCAGATGAAGGTGGTGAGCCTCGGAGAAGAGGGCGTGCTTTGCGTGGACAACAGCGATCTCTGCAAACACCTGAATCGGCGGGTGCATCTGGAAATCCGCAAGATCGGCCAGGAACATCTGGTGATCCCGGCGGTTGCCGCCACAACGGCGATCGATCCGGCTGAACAGTCCGTCGAGCAGCAGGCCTCGGGCCAGGCCGACGGCTCGACCGGCAACATGCCTCCCTCCTCGTCCGATCCGGCCATCACCACGTTTGACCCGGCGTCGGGC is a window of Nitrospira sp. DNA encoding:
- a CDS encoding winged helix-turn-helix domain-containing protein — its product is MKTVTLDVRAPGESMAEFSRAWATGKAEKSARISFASPELLWKVLTAKRWELLKAMCGAGPMSIREAARRVERDVKAVHSDITALLNAGVLDRVEDGRVMFPYDAVKVEFLLHAA
- a CDS encoding OmpA family protein — translated: MQKGPSQVSSGNITPTVMGPQKETKDIVILASLVIALAGLSALAWIYTGVNEPTTIKTPSEKVEPATVSELLKKASPLTQAEASTTSSLPVTAPAAPSPDIIHSDIYFEVGRKGLTDEAKAQLSAQGELLKQQQDYAVLIQGYTDQQGSERYNKKLGLKRAETVKAELLKAGVAEHQMKVVSLGEEGVLCVDNSDLCKHLNRRVHLEIRKIGQEHLVIPAVAATTAIDPAEQSVEQQASGQADGSTGNMPPSSSDPAITTFDPASGS